AAACCAGTACTTAACACCAGTGATGGGTATTACTGTTGTCGGTGTATTTGCTGCGTTCCTGTTTTTCTACTTGGTAAATGGTCCTTCTAAGCTGAGTAAGGGCTTTTCTGGAAAAATGGTGCTGCGTTGGACTAAAGCAGACCTGTGGATCCACTGGGTATTAGCGACATCATGTTTGGCACTGATTTTTACTGGTTTAAATATCATGCTGGGTAAATATGTATTGCAGCCTTATGTTGGGGAAGGCTTCTGGGCTGGTCTCATCTATGGTACCAAAACGATACATGATTGGGTCGGACCGATATTTATTGTGTCTTGGATCCTGTGTGTTGTTAAATGGATGCCAATGCAAACCTTCAAGATGTATGACTTAAAATGGTTCCTAGTAGTTGGTGGTTATATCAACTTTGGTCCATTTAAAGGCAAGCATCCTGATAGTGGCTTTGCTAATGCTGGTGAGAAAATGTGGTTCTGGTCATTAACCTTATTCGGGCTATTTATTGCCGCGTCAGGTTTAATGCTAGTATTGCCAGGTTTGGATCTACCACGCGAAGCCTCTATGGCTGCACTGTTAATTCATGCTATTAGTGCGATTATCATCATCGCCTTTACTATCGTGCATATTTGGATGGCGACAGTATTAAGTGAAGGTGGTATGGAGTGCATGGTTTCTGGTTATTGTGATGAAAACTGGGCCTCTCAGCACCACAATCTTTGGTATGACGAAATCAAAGAAAACGGTACCTTAGAGTATAAAGATTAAACTCTGGTTATGAGTTATAAGTCTTAAGCTGTAAGTCATAAATGCCCTTGGCCAAATAAGTCGGGGGCTTTTTTTTGCCTGTAATCCACGAACGATTTTAATGCATTTGATAAGTAATCTCCCCCTATTTCAGATTCTTTCAGAGGCTCTGTTTTGCTTAAAAATCTATCACGCTAAGTTATTCTACTGCTAAACAATGTAACGCTTAAGTTACTATTGTTATTAACAATTAGTTATGCGCATTATTGCTTTACTTGTACCGCCTAAACACCTCCATTATATAAAACATGATTAAGCTAACACTTTAGTGGTATTGATGATGTTTTCCGCAGCTGAATTGGATTCAGATCAATTTTCCTGCTGCCTTTTTCTCATATATTGTCCGCGAAACTTATGGATGTTTTTAATAACAATCACCTTCTTTTGACTAACTCGTTTGATGATAACACTTGATTAACAAGTGGCCGTGTTATGAGCTCGTAGAAAAAGGTGCCCTGATAATTTCTAATAAAGAATATTCCTTCCATACCAGGAGCAAAAATGAAGAAGCAACAGCCTGATCTGAACCGCAGATCTTTGCTGAAAGCGCTCACAATTGGTGGCACCGCAGGTGTCGCAATCGCCGCAACAGGCGTGAGTGTAGCTCAAGCAAGTGAAAATAATGTCAGCACTAAGAGTGCTAATGGCTATCAAGAAACTGCTCACGTTCGCAGTTATTACAATAGCTTACGCGGCTAGTTTAGGAGAATTTAAGCGATGCAATTAACTCGTAAATCCAACGCGGCACCTACTGTAGAGAAAAAAACTCTAGGTATTAGCCGTCGTCAATTTATGAAGCAAGCTGGTATCACATCTGGTGGTATTGCTGCAGCTTCGTTGTTGGGTACAGGCATGATGCGCCGAGCAGAAGCCAAAGATGTCCCACATGATGCACCCACTGAAATCAAGCGCACAGTATGTAGTGCTTGTGCTGTTGGTTGTGGTTTATACGCAGAAGTACAAAATGGCGTATGGACAGGTCAAGAGCCTGCTTTTGATCACCCATTCAACAACGGTGGACACTGTGCTAAAGGTGCTGCGCTACGTGAACATGGTCACGGTGAGAAGCGTCTTAAGTACCCAATGAAACTTGTTGATGGCAAGTGGAAGAAACTATCTTGGGAACAAGCTTTGAACGAAGTTGGTGACCAGATGCTAGATATCCGTAAGGAATCTGGTCCAGATTCACTTTACTTTATGGGTAGTGCTAAGTTCTCGAACGAAGGCTGCTACATGTATCGTAAATTTGCGGCAATGTGGGGCACGAACAACGTCGACCACTCTGCACGTATTTGTCACTCTACCACGGTAGCCGGTGTTGCTAACACTTGGGGCTACGGTGCGCAAACTAACTCTTTCAACGATATTCAGAATGCAAATGCAATCTTCTTCATCGGGGCTAACCCTGCTGAAGCGCATCCTGTTGCAATGCAGCATATCCTGATCGCGAAAGAGAAAAATAACGCAAAACTTATTGTAGTTGATCCACGTTTCTCTCGTACTGCTGCGCATGCTGATTTACATTGTGATCTGCGTCCGGGTACTGATATTCCATTCATCTACGGTATGCTTTGGCACATTTTTGAAAATGGCTGGGAAGATAAGACGTTCATTCAAGAGCGTGTTTTCGAGATGGAATCAATTCGCGCAGAAGCGAAAAAATTCCCACCAAAAGAAGTGGCGAACATCACTGGTTGTCGAGAAGAAGATGTTTACCAAGCAGCTAAACTGATGGCGGATAACCGTCCAGGTACCGTTGTTTGGTGTATGGGTGGTACTCAGCATCACGTGGGTAATGCTAACACTCGTGCTTACTGTATCCTTCAACTTGCCCTTGGTAACATGGGTGTTAAAGGCGGCGGAACAAACATCTTCCGTGGACATGATAACGTACAGGGCGCGACTGACTTAGGTCTATTGTTCGATACGCTACCAGGTTACTACGGTCTAAAGACGGGCTCTTGGAAACATTGGAGCCACGTTTGGGACCTAGATTTTGATTGGGTTAAGAGTCGTTTTGACCAAAACTCATATCTTGGTCGCATTCCAATGAATACTCCTGGTATTCCTTGTTCTCGCTGGCATGACGGTGTGTTAGAAACGCCTGAAAAACTCGCACAAAAAGATCGCATTCGTATGGCATTCTTCTGGGGACAATCAGTTAACACTGAAACTCGTCAG
This window of the Shewanella sp. Choline-02u-19 genome carries:
- a CDS encoding formate dehydrogenase subunit gamma, giving the protein MYMKSLRSLFAMLVIPLVFSMGLGLSTSAIAADEQSSQQQAGKTSEADLWRAVRAGDSGFTTAQGIEPGVLINVAGNQGKDVRNQYLTPVMGITVVGVFAAFLFFYLVNGPSKLSKGFSGKMVLRWTKADLWIHWVLATSCLALIFTGLNIMLGKYVLQPYVGEGFWAGLIYGTKTIHDWVGPIFIVSWILCVVKWMPMQTFKMYDLKWFLVVGGYINFGPFKGKHPDSGFANAGEKMWFWSLTLFGLFIAASGLMLVLPGLDLPREASMAALLIHAISAIIIIAFTIVHIWMATVLSEGGMECMVSGYCDENWASQHHNLWYDEIKENGTLEYKD
- a CDS encoding twin-arginine translocation signal domain-containing protein, producing the protein MKKQQPDLNRRSLLKALTIGGTAGVAIAATGVSVAQASENNVSTKSANGYQETAHVRSYYNSLRG
- a CDS encoding molybdopterin-dependent oxidoreductase, which encodes MQLTRKSNAAPTVEKKTLGISRRQFMKQAGITSGGIAAASLLGTGMMRRAEAKDVPHDAPTEIKRTVCSACAVGCGLYAEVQNGVWTGQEPAFDHPFNNGGHCAKGAALREHGHGEKRLKYPMKLVDGKWKKLSWEQALNEVGDQMLDIRKESGPDSLYFMGSAKFSNEGCYMYRKFAAMWGTNNVDHSARICHSTTVAGVANTWGYGAQTNSFNDIQNANAIFFIGANPAEAHPVAMQHILIAKEKNNAKLIVVDPRFSRTAAHADLHCDLRPGTDIPFIYGMLWHIFENGWEDKTFIQERVFEMESIRAEAKKFPPKEVANITGCREEDVYQAAKLMADNRPGTVVWCMGGTQHHVGNANTRAYCILQLALGNMGVKGGGTNIFRGHDNVQGATDLGLLFDTLPGYYGLKTGSWKHWSHVWDLDFDWVKSRFDQNSYLGRIPMNTPGIPCSRWHDGVLETPEKLAQKDRIRMAFFWGQSVNTETRQRDVRDALDKMDTVVVVDPFPTMAGVMHRRKNGVYLLPAATQFETEGSVSNSGRSQQWREKVIEPLFESKTDLEIMYRLSQKLGFADEYTKRIAKDANDVLVIEDITREINRGMWTIGMSGQSPERLKLHTQNWGTFSNTTLEALGGPAKGDTYGLPWPCWGTPEQKHPGTQILYNTSRHVLEGGGNFRARFGVEYKGKNLLAEGSFSKGAEIQDGYPEFTADMLKQLGWWDDLTAEEKVEAEGRNWKTDVSGGIQRVAMKHGCIPYGNAKARCIVWTFPDEIPIHREPLYTPRRDLVSKYPTYDDMQVHRLPTLYKSIQEKDSAAKYPLGLTSGRLVEYEGGGEESRCNPWLAELQQEMFVEINPADAADRAIRDGDTVWLEGAEGGRIKIKAMVTPRVKVGVTWMPYHFAGHMHGESLAANYPEGTVPYVLGESCNTALTYGYDPVTQMQETKASLCQIVKA